The following proteins are co-located in the Rhodospirillales bacterium genome:
- a CDS encoding EAL domain-containing protein, which produces LLDARDRRLFSAIVAMARSLGLDIAVEGIETPEHLWLARGERCSYAQGYLFSPPMPFGSFVEFLDRKTVISS; this is translated from the coding sequence CTGCTCGATGCGCGCGACCGTCGCCTGTTTTCCGCGATCGTGGCCATGGCGCGGTCGCTCGGGCTCGACATCGCCGTCGAAGGGATCGAAACGCCCGAGCATTTGTGGCTGGCGCGCGGCGAACGGTGTTCCTACGCCCAAGGATACCTGTTCAGCCCGCCCATGCCGTTCGGTTCGTTCGTCGAATTTCTCGACCGGAAAACCGTGATCAGTTCGTGA